In the genome of Euleptes europaea isolate rEulEur1 chromosome 7, rEulEur1.hap1, whole genome shotgun sequence, one region contains:
- the MLLT11 gene encoding protein AF1q, translating to MRDTVNSQYNSFLYWRMPIPELDLSELECLELTDRALYKPKGSYGNLTADRKKQGRDVFEGDGDKDTLLPFNSFNFWRAPIASITALDFDLL from the coding sequence ATGAGGGATACCGTGAACTCCCAGTACAATTCCTTTCTTTACTGGAGGATGCCCATTCCGGAACTGGACCTGTCCGAGCTGGAATGCCTGGAGCTGACCGACAGGGCCCTCTACAAGCCGAAGGGGAGCTATGGCAACCTGACTGCAGACCGGAAGAAGCAGGGCCGGGACGTCTTTGAAGGGGATGGCGACAAAGACACCCTCCTCCCGTTCAATAGCTTCAACTTCTGGAGGGCTCCTATAGCCAGTATTACCGCTTTAGATTTTGACCTTCTCTGA
- the GABPB2 gene encoding GA-binding protein subunit beta-2: MSLVDLGKRLLEAARKGQDDEVRTLMANGAPFTTDWLGTSPLHLAAQHGHYSTAEVLLRAGVSRDARTKVDRTPLHMAAADGHSHIVELLIRNGADVNAKDMLKMTALHWATERSHREVIELLIKHGADVHAFSKFGKSAFDIALEKNNPETLLVLQEAMQNQASPNPVSGSITAGQPFFLATGEGLSLASFVSLAATKPTSGNSHVSTAQFPNSTTSVLATLAAIAEASGPLSSSNRPPESSEEKVEASSVDSPLKRVVSSGGQQVITIVTDGIPLSSLQTALRAGGISQPFIITMQNGHQVLAVPAGQMSGEAVVVEQSEGNHVAEEEEEPLAKKIKMEDAENDSEERLDNYEQEILQLRLREANREAQEYRSQLSQKEQEAERCQRQLEAMARRQASKVEAEEEAKVNSAKEEAKVNSAESSSEKAAGSAAEAEPLTDTAVETVRLPPVGASL; encoded by the exons ATGTCACTGGTGGATCTGGGGAAGAGACTGTTAGAAGCAGCTCGCAAAGGCCAAGATGACGAAGTGAGAACTCTGATGGCAAACGGTGCGCCGTTCACCACGGATTGG CTGGGGACGTCACCCCTTCACCTGGCGGCTCAGCACGGCCATTATTCCACTGCAGAAGTTCTGCTCCGGGCAGGGGTGAGCCGGGATGCTCGGACCAAGGTAGACAGGACACCGCTGCATATGGCAGCCGCTGACGGACACTCCCACATCGTTGAGCTGCTGATCAGG AACGGCGCTGACGTGAACGCGAAGGACATGCTAAAGATGACCGCCCTGCACTGGGCGACGGAGCGCAGCCACCGGGAGGTGATCGAGCTGCTCATCAAACACGGCGCTGACGTCCACGCCTTCAGCAAGTTTGGCAAATCCGCTTTCGACATCGCTTTGGAGAAGAACAACCCGGAAACCCTTCTGGTCCTGCAG GAGGCGATGCAGAACCAGGCCAGTCCGAACCCCGTCTCTGGTTCCATCACGGCGGGCCAGCCCTTTTTCCTGGCCACGGGAGAAGGGCTGAGCTTAGCCAGCTTCGTGTCCTTGGCAGCCACCAAACCAACCTCAG gCAACTCCCACGTCTCCACCGCACAGTTTCCAAACTCCACCACCTCTGTTCTCGCCACGCTAGCAGCCATAGCAGAAGCCTCTGGGCCCCTTTCCAGTTCAAACAGGCCTCCAG agtcatcgg AGGAAAAAGTGGAGGCCAGTTCGGTGGACTCCCCCCTGAAGCGAGTCGTCAGCAGTGGCGGGCAGCAAGTGATCACCATTGTGACCGACGGCATTCCACTGAGTAGCCTCCAGACGGCCCTCCGTGCCGGCGGCATCAGCCAGCCATTCATCATCACCATGCAGAACGGGCATCAAG TTCTTGCTGTACCTGCTGGCCAGATGTCAGGAGAGGCTGTCGTCGTAGAGCAAAGCGAGGGAAACCACgtagcggaggaggaggaagagcccctggccaagaaaataaaaatggaagacGCCGAGAACGATTCAGAGGAAAGACTG GACAATTACGAACAAGAGATCTTGCAGCTGCGGCTCCGGGAGGCCAACCGCGAAGCGCAGGAGTACCGGAGCCAGCTCTCGCAGAAGGAGCAGGAAGCGGAGCGGTGCCAGCGGCAGCTGGAGGCAATGGCCAGGCGGCAGGCCAGCaaggtggaggccgaggaggaagcaAAGGTCAACTCGGCCAAGGAGGAAGCAAAGGTCAACTCGGCTGAGTCGTCCTCAGAAAAGGCGGCTGGGTCTGCGGCGGAAGCAGAGCCGCTGACTGACACTGCCGTAGAGACAGTAaggttgccaccggtgggagcttcctTGTag
- the LOC130481055 gene encoding cortexin-3-like: MAEGPGSSLPPLASAMLPTPALSSEQRAALVFVFLLFVVLGLLIVRCFRILLDPYRSTPTSMWTDYMEKDTFGYRLA, encoded by the coding sequence ATGGCCGAAGGCCCGGGCAGCTCCCTGCCGCCCCTGGCCAGCGCCATGCTGCCAACCCCGGCCTTGAGCTCAGAGCAACGGGCGGCTCTGGTCTTCGTCTTCCTCCTCTTCGTTGTCCTGGGCTTGCTGATCGTCCGTTGCTTCCGGATCTTGCTGGACCCCTACCGCAGCACGCCGACCTCCATGTGGACCGACTACATGGAAAAAGACACCTTCGGCTACCGGCTGGCCTGA